Proteins encoded by one window of Lepeophtheirus salmonis chromosome 10, UVic_Lsal_1.4, whole genome shotgun sequence:
- the LOC121125314 gene encoding uncharacterized protein, producing the protein MASFKYICLIALIGSAVASGGPRPRARTLTVNRAGKSLLNTFPFNDGARGTARAAHAEHHEHDHAHAEHPAASDNRLARQGGGDDVPLDIGSIAAAGERCIDKVVMVEETEYDDHIECHHSYSERCHTTYTTDFEPQQEEECEENFKKSCFIEYKKVAVDETVKFCHTPLVCEGEGPEECKTVYESECETKYHEHDVEDDVVNCETIQEEKCEDVTQGYTTEQKCTKWPKQVCTNEKKNVKKYSPQTECKKVPRQLCGPSGCVPQPGPEECFDKKETIVQEVPEEQCNLEPQKSCKQITKLVPSLKPVEECVDIPKEVCSRSRKNPRKVQKPVVKKWCYVPSAASGLAA; encoded by the exons ATGGCATCATTTAAg taCATTTGTTTGATCGCTTTAATCGGATCTGCCGTTGCATCCGGAGGACCAAGACCAAGAGCAAGAACTCTTACCGTCAACCGTGCAGGAAAATCTCTTCTCAATACCTTCCCCTTCAATGATGGAGCTCGTGGAACTGCCCGTGCTGCTCATGCTGAACACCATGAACATGATCATGCTCATGCTGAACATCCAGCTGCCTCTGACAACAGATTGGCCCGTCAAGGAGGTGGTGATGATGTCCCACTTGACATTGGATCCATTGCTGCTGCTGGAGAGCGTTGTATCGACAAGGTTGTCATGGTAGAAGAAACCGAATACGATGACCACATCGAATGCCACCACAGCTACTCTGAGAGATGTCACACCACCTACACCACCGACTTCGAACCTCAACAAGAGGAAGAGTGCGaagaaaacttcaaaaagagTTGTTTCATCGAATACAAGAAGGTTGCTGTTGATGAGACCGTCAAGTTCTGTCACACTCCCTTGGTTTGTGAAGGTGAAGGACCTGAAGAATGTAAGACTGTCTACGAATCCGAGTGTGAAACCAAGTACCACGAACACGATGTTGAGGATGACGTTGTCAACTGTGAGACCATCCAAGAAGAGAAGTGCGAGGATGTCACCCAAGGTTACACCACTGAGCAAAAATGTACCAAATGGCCCAAACAAGTCTGTACCAATGAAAAGAAGAACGTCAAGAAATACAGTCCCCAAACTGAATGTAAGAAGGTCCCCAGACAATTGTGCGGTCCCTCCGGCTGTGTTCCCCAACCAGGACCCGAAGAGTGTTTCGATAAGAAAGAAACCATCGTCCAAGAAGTCCCAGAGGAACAATGTAACTTGGAACCCCAAAAGTCCTGCAAACAAATCACCAAATTGGTTCCCAGCCTCAAACCTGTTGAGGAGTGCGTTGATATACCCAAAGAGGTCTGCTCCCGTTCCAGAAAGAACCCCAGAAAGGTCCAAAAGCCTGTTGTCAAGAAGTGGTGCTACGTTCCATCTGCTGCTTCTGGTTTGGCTGCTTAA
- the LOC121125398 gene encoding uncharacterized protein, producing the protein MVSIAKFICTIALIGTAVAFGDSKVRERRSLLNTFPFNDGAQNADHSAEHHEEHDHTQAHELLPAASSESRLGRQGDGDDVPLDIGSIAAAGERCIDKVVMVEETEYDDHIECHHSYSERCHTTYTTDFEPQQEEDCEENFKKECFIEYKKVAVDETVKFCHTPLVCEGEGPEECKTVYESECETKYHEHDVEDDVVNCETIQEEKCEDVTQGYTTEQKCTKWPKQVCTNEKKNVKKYSPQTECKKVPRQLCGPSGCVPQPGPEECLTRKKPSSKKSQRSFVTWNPKSPANKSPSWSQLLTLLKNVLTYPRKSAPVPERTQELSRSQLSRNGVTFLLLLLVWPNKIICYFKEWND; encoded by the exons ATGGTTTCCATTGCTAAG TTTATTTGCACAATTGCATTGATTGGAACTGCCGTTGCTTTCGGTGATTCAAAAGTACGGGAAAGACGATCCCTGTTGAACACATTCCCTTTCAATGATGGAGCTCAAAATGCAGATCATTCTGCTGAGCATCACGAAGAACATGACCACACTCAAGCTCATGAATTACTTCCTGCTGCCTCATCTGAAAGTAGGTTGGGTCGTCAAGGTGATGGGGATGATGTCCCACTGGACATTGGATCCATTGCCGCAGCTGGTGAGCGTTGTATTGATAAGGTAGTCATGGTAGAAGAAACCGAATATGATGATCATATCGAATGTCACCACAGCTACTCCGAGAGATGTCACACCACCTATACCACCGACTTCGAACCCCAACAAGAAGAGGATTGCGAAGAAAACTTTAAGAAGGAATGTTTCATCGAATACAAGAAGGTTGCTGTTGATGAGACTGTCAAGTTCTGTCACACTCCCTTGGTCTGCGAAGGTGAAGGCCCTGAAGAATGTAAGACTGTCTACGAGTCCGAGTGCGAAACTAAGTACCACGAGCACGATGTTGAGGATGATGTTGTCAACTGTGAGACCATCCAAGAAGAGAAGTGCGAGGATGTCACCCAAGGTTACACCACTGAGCAAAAATGTACCAAATGGCCCAAACAAGTCTGTACCAATGAAAAGAAGAACGTCAAGAAATACAGTCCCCAAACTGAATGTAAGAAGGTCCCCAGACAATTGTGCGGTCCCTCCGGCTGTGTTCCCCAACCCGGACCGGAAGAGTGTTTGACAAGAAAGAAACCATCGTCCAAGAAGTCCCAGAGGAGTTTTGTAACTTGGAACCCCAAAAGTCCTGCAAACAAGTCACCAAGTTGGTCCCAACTCTTAACCCTGTTGAAGAATGTGTTGACGTACCCAAGGAAATCTGCTCCCGTTCCAGAAAGAACCCAAGAGTTGTCAAGAAGCCAGTTGTCAAGAAATGGTGTTACGTTCCTTCTGCTGCTTCTGGTTTGGCCGAATaagattatttgttattttaaagagTGGAATGACTAA
- the LOC139906471 gene encoding uncharacterized protein produces MAKKPDKFGIIFWLAVDASSKYLVNGFPYLGKDSQRPANKSLSEYVVMKLMEPYLGKGRNVTTDNFFTSLSLANELQKNRMTILGTMNRARKEIHPELKATKQALFLSLIFFICTIALIGTAVAFGDSKVRERRSLLNTFPFNDGAQNADHSAEHHEEHDHTQAHELLPAASSESRLGRQGDGDDVPLDIGSIAAAGERCIDKVVMVEETEYDDHIECHHSYSERCHTTYTTDFEPQQEEDCEENFKKECFIEYKKVAVDETVKFCHTPLVCEGEGPEECKTVYESECETKYHEHDVEDDVVNCETIQEEKCEDVTQGYTTEQKCTKWPKQVCTNEKKNVKKYSPQTECKKVPRQLCGPSGCVPQPGPEECFDKKETIVQEVPEEFCNLEPQKSCKQVTKLVPTLNPVEECVDVPKEICSRSRKNPRVVKKPVVKKWCYVPSAASGLAE; encoded by the exons ATGGCTAAAAAGCctgataaatttggtataaTATTTTGGTTAGCAGTTGATGCATCGTCCAAATACTTGGTAAATGGATTTCCTTACTTGGGAAAAGATTCTCAAAGGCcagcaaataaatctttatcagaATATGTCGTAATGAAGCTAATGGAACCATATTTGGGTAAAGGGAGGAATGTTACAACAGATAATTTCTTTACGTCATTGTCTCTTGCAAATGAACTTCAGAAAAATAGGATGACTATTTTAGGAACTATGAATCGTGCTCGCAAAGAAATACATCCTGAACTAAAAGCTACCAAACAAGCACTATTTTTAAGCTTAATCTTT TTTATTTGCACAATTGCATTGATTGGAACTGCCGTTGCTTTCGGTGATTCAAAAGTACGGGAAAGACGATCCCTGTTGAACACATTCCCTTTCAATGATGGAGCTCAAAATGCAGATCATTCTGCTGAGCATCACGAAGAACATGACCACACTCAAGCTCATGAATTACTTCCTGCTGCCTCATCTGAAAGTAGGTTGGGTCGTCAAGGTGATGGGGATGATGTCCCACTGGACATTGGATCCATTGCCGCAGCTGGTGAGCGTTGTATTGATAAGGTAGTCATGGTAGAAGAAACCGAATATGATGATCATATCGAATGTCACCACAGCTACTCCGAGAGATGTCACACCACCTATACCACCGACTTCGAACCCCAACAAGAAGAGGATTGCGAAGAAAACTTCAAGAAGGAATGTTTCATCGAATACAAGAAGGTTGCTGTTGATGAGACCGTCAAGTTCTGTCACACTCCCTTGGTCTGCGAAGGTGAAGGCCCTGAAGAATGTAAGACTGTCTACGAGTCCGAGTGCGAAACTAAGTACCACGAGCACGATGTTGAGGATGATGTTGTCAACTGTGAGACCATCCAAGAAGAGAAGTGCGAGGATGTCACCCAAGGTTACACCACTGAGCAAAAATGTACCAAATGGCCCAAACAAGTTTGtacaaatgaaaagaagaaCGTCAAGAAATACAGTCCCCAAACTGAATGTAAGAAGGTCCCCAGACAATTGTGCGGTCCCTCCGGCTGTGTTCCCCAACCCGGACCGGAAGAGTGTTTCGACAAGAAAGAAACCATCGTCCAAGAAGTCCCAGAGGAGTTTTGTAACTTGGAACCCCAAAAGTCCTGCAAACAAGTCACCAAGTTGGTCCCAACTCTTAACCCTGTTGAAGAATGTGTTGACGTACCCAAGGAAATCTGCTCCCGTTCCAGAAAGAACCCAAGAGTTGTCAAGAAGCCAGTTGTCAAGAAATGGTGTTACGTTCCTTCTGCTGCTTCTGGTTTGGCCGAATaa